Proteins from a single region of Amblyomma americanum isolate KBUSLIRL-KWMA chromosome 10, ASM5285725v1, whole genome shotgun sequence:
- the LOC144106374 gene encoding DNA-binding protein inhibitor ID-1-like, producing the protein MKAQTQQAISRCLTKVTEGRVGRKERDLNHEEMHSLLAKLKELVPNMPRNKKLTKLEIIQNVIDYILDLELALETHPANRSSLAVAAGPAPARQPLGVLSPSTNATANSFSVQEVSSTEKVVGHLSELVSAAVASPRSVSC; encoded by the exons ATGAAGGCACAGACCCAGCAAGCGATCAGCCGCTGCCTGACCAAAGTTACCGAGGGCCGCGTCGGTCGCAAAGAACGCGACCTGAACCACGAAGAGATGCACTCTCTGCTGGCCAAGCTCAAGGAACTGGTGCCCAACATGCCGCGTAACAAGAAACTCACCAAGCTGGAGATCATCCAGAACGTGATCGACTACATCCTCGACCTAGAGCTGGCCCTGGAAACGCACCCCGCCAACCGTTCGTCGCTCGCGGTGGCTGCGGGCCCCGCTCCAGCGCGCCAGCCTTTGGGCGTGCTGTCGCCATCCACCAACGCCACCGCTAACAGCTTCTCTGTGCAGGAG GTGTCGAGCACTGAAAAAGTTGTCGGCCACCTCAGCGAGTTGGTGTCGGCAGCTGTGGCGTCGCCTCGATCAGTCTCGTGCTAG